A DNA window from Canis lupus dingo isolate Sandy chromosome 2, ASM325472v2, whole genome shotgun sequence contains the following coding sequences:
- the OTUD1 gene encoding OTU domain-containing protein 1 — protein sequence MQLYSSVCTHYPAGAPGPTAAASAAPAAAAAAAPFKVSLQPPGAASGEPEPETGECQPAAAAEPREAAAAAAAAPAAKMPAFSSCFEVVPGAAAPASAAAGPPAGSCKPPLPPHYTSTAQITVRALGADRLLLHGPEPGAPAPAAPRGRCLLLAPAPGAPLPPRRGSSAWLLEELLRPDCPEPAGLDAAREGPDRNFRLSEHRQALAAAKHRGPAPPPGSPEPGPGPGPGPGPWGDEHPADRSLRGWERAGERSDPAGADEARRPDPEAQAAPAAPARSCEAAPGGAAEAVVVSRSDPRDEKLALYLAEVERQDKYLRQRSKYRFHIIPDGNCLYRAVSKTVYGDQSLHRELREQTVHYIADHLDHFSPLIEGDVGEFIIAAAQDGAWAGYPELLAMGQMLNVNIHLTTGGRLESPTVSTMIHYLGPEDSLRPSIWLSWLSNGHYDAVFDHSYPNPEYDNWCRQTQVQRKRDEELAKSMAISLSKMYIEQNACS from the coding sequence ATGCAGCTCTACAGCAGCGTCTGCACCCACTACCCAGCCGGGGCACCGGGTCCCACGGCCGCAGcctccgccgcccccgccgccgccgccgccgccgcccccttcaaggtctccctccagcctcccggAGCCGCCAGCGGCGAGCCGGAGCCCGAGACCGGTGAGTGCCAGCCTGCCGCGGCCGCCGAGCCCCGagaagccgccgccgccgccgccgccgcccccgccgccaaGATGCCCGCCTTCTCCTCCTGCTTCGAGGTGGTGCCCggggccgccgcccccgcctcgGCCGCCGCCGGCCCGCCCGCCGGGTCGTGCAAGCCGCCGTTGCCGCCACACTACACGTCCACGGCGCAGATCACCGTGCGGGCCCTGGGCGCCGACCGGCTCCTGCTGCACGGGCCCGAGCCCGGCGCCCcggcgcccgccgccccgcgcggccGCTGCCTCCTGCTGGCCCCGGCGCCCGGCGCCCCGCTCCCGCCGCGCCGCGGCTCCTCGGCCTGGCTGCTGGAGGAGCTGCTGAGGCCCGACTGCCCCGAGCCCGCGGGCCTCGACGCGGCCCGGGAGGGTCCCGACAGAAACTTCCGACTGAGCGAGCACCGCCAGGCCCTGGCCGCCGCCAAGCACCgaggccccgcgccgcccccgggAAGCCCggagcccggccccggccccggccccggccccggcccgtgGGGCGACGAGCACCCGGCGGACAGGAGCCTCCGGGGCTGGGAGAGGGCGGGCGAGCGCAGCGACCCTGCCGGCGCGGACGAGGCGCGGCGGCCCGACCCGGAGGCCCAggcggccccggcggccccggcgcgGAGCTGCGAGGCGGCCCCGGGCGGCGCGGCGGAGGCGGTGGTGGTCTCCAGGTCGGATCCCAGGGACGAGAAGCTGGCCCTGTACCTGGCGGAGGTGGAGAGGCAGGACAAGTACCTGCGGCAGAGGAGTAAGTACCGGTTCCACATCATTCCCGACGGCAACTGCCTCTACCGAGCGGTCAGCAAGACGGTGTACGGAGACCAGAGCCTGCACCGGGAGCTGAGGGAACAGACGGTGCATTACATCGCCGACCACCTCGACCACTTTAGCCCCCTGATTGAGGGCGACGTGGGGGAGTTCATCATCGCTGCTGCTCAGGACGGGGCGTGGGCCGGGTACCCGGAACTGCTGGCCATGGGGCAGATGCTGAATGTGAACATACATCTAACGACTGGAGGGAGGTTGGAGAGCCCCACGGTGTCCACCATGATTCACTACTTGGGCCCAGAGGATTCCCTACGGCCTAGCATTTGGCTCAGTTGGCTCAGTAATGGACATTATGATGCCGTGTTTGATCACTCCTATCCTAACCCCGAGTATGACAATTGGTGCAGACAGACTCAAGTGCAACGGAAACGCGACGAAGAACTTGCCAAGTCCATGGCCATATCCCTATCCAAAATGTATATCGAACAAAATGCATGCTCTTGA